The Mytilus galloprovincialis chromosome 4, xbMytGall1.hap1.1, whole genome shotgun sequence genome contains a region encoding:
- the LOC143072569 gene encoding uncharacterized protein LOC143072569 isoform X1 has protein sequence MAESKTAYELKDIPLVKSVVGVYSRTKSSNFFLTYSCSATEKSLNFLVESIVERTGCGDIADTVVSGFVASLKETYPALQKTPEKIYKKTKRKTSKYIKHGAQTVLRTCAGQTFLAVVDALTNVSDLAYKRLKEQNRAAANMSKSEKHAQTEMMSPTKTSRGQQTKLTGGGDKWVKKLTREDDQHIQPSFTLSYIVMFPLALLIRFLRVIQRKLHAIADRPSGTRKSSRRKLNRPPLTPEKVEEIECRRKVSPRKRLNSSILGNIKSVAFRMLGFQTSCVKQTDIRQFLTCSKHGPFNMSPLMDSEDAEKKRKHDNILSDDSSTDDEDLVNMDLKNYVSDEDPDYEPTDEDESDSSIDSDEEEDESDFDTVELGEGGLVEIKDKENVTPMKNKSKEPEKKPMKENVEKQKELKEKASPKKAVLSPKKQPSSNVQPAIITNKSPVKQVSGKDEKKDSNHNQKFNDQSKPSESGNKQSNTGSNTANIGNNEKHQGNKKS, from the exons ATGGCAGAATCTAAAACAGCCTATGAACTGAAAGATATACCACTGGTCAAAAGCGTAGTTGGGGTTTACTCACGAACGAAATCCTCAAACTTCtttttgacctatagttgttcggCGACAGAGAAAAGTCTTAATTTTTTAGTAGAATCGATTGTTGAAAGAACCGGTTGTG GTGATATAGCTGATACTGTTGTCAGTGGATTCGTCGCCTCACTGAAGGAAACCTACCCAGCCCTACAGAAAACCCCAGAAAAG ATCTACAAAAAGACCAAACGGAAAACATCAAAATACATAAAACACGGTGCTCAGACTGTTCTGAGAACTTGTGCTGGACAGACTTTCCTTGCTGTAGTTGATGCTCTAACTAACGTGTCAGATCTCGCATACAAACGTCTCAAAGAACAGAATCGAGCGGCAGCGAACATGTCAAAATCTGAAAAACACGCACAAACCGAGATGATGTCACCAACTAAGACGAGCCGTGGACAGCAGACAAAATTGACAGGAGGAGGCGACAAATGGGTAAAGAAACTT acACGTGAAGATGACCAGCATATTCAACCCTCGTTTACTCTATCGTACATTGTTATGTTTCCACTGGCATTGTTG ATACGCTTTTTGAGAGTCATACAGAGGAAGCTACATGCCATAGCAGATCGGCCATCAGGAACAAGAAAATCTTCAAGACGTAAATTAAATCGACCTCCGCTGACGCCAGAGAAAGTAGAGGAGATTGAATGTAGAAGAAAG GTTTCTCCGAGAAAACGACTAAACAGTTCCATCCTAGGCAATATCAAAAGTGTAGCTTTCAGAATGTTAGGATTTCAAACCAGTTGTGTCAAACAAACTGACATTAGGCAGTTTCTGACCTGTAGTAAACATG GACCTTTCAACATGTCGCCATTAATGGATAGTGAAGATGCTGAGAAAAAACGTAAACATGATAATATTCTGTCGGATGATAGTTCTACTGATGACGAAGACCTCGTCAACATGGACTTGAAAAACTATGTGTCTGATGAAGATCCAGATTATGAG CCGACAGATGAAGACGAGTCTGACAGCAGCATCGATTCTGACGAAGAGGAAGACGAAAGTGACTTTGATACGGTAGAACTTGGAGAAGGTGGATTAGTAGAAATCAAAGATAAG GAAAACGTAACGCCAATGAAGAATAAAAGTAAAGAACCAGAAAAAAAGCCAATGAAAGAAAATGTTGAAAAACAGAAAGAATTGAAAGAAAAGGCATCTCCAAAGAAGGCTGTGCTATCCCCAAAGAAACAGCCAAGTTCAAACGTCCAACCTGCTATAATAACGAATAAGTCCCCAGTTAAACAAGTCAGTGGTAAAGATGAAAAGAAAGATTCAAATCACAACCAGAAGTTCAATGACCAATCAAAACCGTCCGAATCTGGGAACAAGCAATCAAACACCGGATCGAACACGGCAAATATAGGGAATAACGAAAAACATCAAGGGAACAAGAAATCATAA
- the LOC143072569 gene encoding uncharacterized protein LOC143072569 isoform X2: MAESKTAYELKDIPLVKSVVGVYSRTKSSNFFLTYSCSATEKSLNFLVESIVERTGCGDIADTVVSGFVASLKETYPALQKTPEKIYKKTKRKTSKYIKHGAQTVLRTCAGQTFLAVVDALTNVSDLAYKRLKEQNRAAANMSKSEKHAQTEMMSPTKTSRGQQTKLTGGGDKWTREDDQHIQPSFTLSYIVMFPLALLIRFLRVIQRKLHAIADRPSGTRKSSRRKLNRPPLTPEKVEEIECRRKVSPRKRLNSSILGNIKSVAFRMLGFQTSCVKQTDIRQFLTCSKHGPFNMSPLMDSEDAEKKRKHDNILSDDSSTDDEDLVNMDLKNYVSDEDPDYEPTDEDESDSSIDSDEEEDESDFDTVELGEGGLVEIKDKENVTPMKNKSKEPEKKPMKENVEKQKELKEKASPKKAVLSPKKQPSSNVQPAIITNKSPVKQVSGKDEKKDSNHNQKFNDQSKPSESGNKQSNTGSNTANIGNNEKHQGNKKS; this comes from the exons ATGGCAGAATCTAAAACAGCCTATGAACTGAAAGATATACCACTGGTCAAAAGCGTAGTTGGGGTTTACTCACGAACGAAATCCTCAAACTTCtttttgacctatagttgttcggCGACAGAGAAAAGTCTTAATTTTTTAGTAGAATCGATTGTTGAAAGAACCGGTTGTG GTGATATAGCTGATACTGTTGTCAGTGGATTCGTCGCCTCACTGAAGGAAACCTACCCAGCCCTACAGAAAACCCCAGAAAAG ATCTACAAAAAGACCAAACGGAAAACATCAAAATACATAAAACACGGTGCTCAGACTGTTCTGAGAACTTGTGCTGGACAGACTTTCCTTGCTGTAGTTGATGCTCTAACTAACGTGTCAGATCTCGCATACAAACGTCTCAAAGAACAGAATCGAGCGGCAGCGAACATGTCAAAATCTGAAAAACACGCACAAACCGAGATGATGTCACCAACTAAGACGAGCCGTGGACAGCAGACAAAATTGACAGGAGGAGGCGACAAATGG acACGTGAAGATGACCAGCATATTCAACCCTCGTTTACTCTATCGTACATTGTTATGTTTCCACTGGCATTGTTG ATACGCTTTTTGAGAGTCATACAGAGGAAGCTACATGCCATAGCAGATCGGCCATCAGGAACAAGAAAATCTTCAAGACGTAAATTAAATCGACCTCCGCTGACGCCAGAGAAAGTAGAGGAGATTGAATGTAGAAGAAAG GTTTCTCCGAGAAAACGACTAAACAGTTCCATCCTAGGCAATATCAAAAGTGTAGCTTTCAGAATGTTAGGATTTCAAACCAGTTGTGTCAAACAAACTGACATTAGGCAGTTTCTGACCTGTAGTAAACATG GACCTTTCAACATGTCGCCATTAATGGATAGTGAAGATGCTGAGAAAAAACGTAAACATGATAATATTCTGTCGGATGATAGTTCTACTGATGACGAAGACCTCGTCAACATGGACTTGAAAAACTATGTGTCTGATGAAGATCCAGATTATGAG CCGACAGATGAAGACGAGTCTGACAGCAGCATCGATTCTGACGAAGAGGAAGACGAAAGTGACTTTGATACGGTAGAACTTGGAGAAGGTGGATTAGTAGAAATCAAAGATAAG GAAAACGTAACGCCAATGAAGAATAAAAGTAAAGAACCAGAAAAAAAGCCAATGAAAGAAAATGTTGAAAAACAGAAAGAATTGAAAGAAAAGGCATCTCCAAAGAAGGCTGTGCTATCCCCAAAGAAACAGCCAAGTTCAAACGTCCAACCTGCTATAATAACGAATAAGTCCCCAGTTAAACAAGTCAGTGGTAAAGATGAAAAGAAAGATTCAAATCACAACCAGAAGTTCAATGACCAATCAAAACCGTCCGAATCTGGGAACAAGCAATCAAACACCGGATCGAACACGGCAAATATAGGGAATAACGAAAAACATCAAGGGAACAAGAAATCATAA
- the LOC143072569 gene encoding uncharacterized protein LOC143072569 isoform X4, whose amino-acid sequence MSKSEKHAQTEMMSPTKTSRGQQTKLTGGGDKWTREDDQHIQPSFTLSYIVMFPLALLIRFLRVIQRKLHAIADRPSGTRKSSRRKLNRPPLTPEKVEEIECRRKVSPRKRLNSSILGNIKSVAFRMLGFQTSCVKQTDIRQFLTCSKHGPFNMSPLMDSEDAEKKRKHDNILSDDSSTDDEDLVNMDLKNYVSDEDPDYEPTDEDESDSSIDSDEEEDESDFDTVELGEGGLVEIKDKENVTPMKNKSKEPEKKPMKENVEKQKELKEKASPKKAVLSPKKQPSSNVQPAIITNKSPVKQVSGKDEKKDSNHNQKFNDQSKPSESGNKQSNTGSNTANIGNNEKHQGNKKS is encoded by the exons ATGTCAAAATCTGAAAAACACGCACAAACCGAGATGATGTCACCAACTAAGACGAGCCGTGGACAGCAGACAAAATTGACAGGAGGAGGCGACAAATGG acACGTGAAGATGACCAGCATATTCAACCCTCGTTTACTCTATCGTACATTGTTATGTTTCCACTGGCATTGTTG ATACGCTTTTTGAGAGTCATACAGAGGAAGCTACATGCCATAGCAGATCGGCCATCAGGAACAAGAAAATCTTCAAGACGTAAATTAAATCGACCTCCGCTGACGCCAGAGAAAGTAGAGGAGATTGAATGTAGAAGAAAG GTTTCTCCGAGAAAACGACTAAACAGTTCCATCCTAGGCAATATCAAAAGTGTAGCTTTCAGAATGTTAGGATTTCAAACCAGTTGTGTCAAACAAACTGACATTAGGCAGTTTCTGACCTGTAGTAAACATG GACCTTTCAACATGTCGCCATTAATGGATAGTGAAGATGCTGAGAAAAAACGTAAACATGATAATATTCTGTCGGATGATAGTTCTACTGATGACGAAGACCTCGTCAACATGGACTTGAAAAACTATGTGTCTGATGAAGATCCAGATTATGAG CCGACAGATGAAGACGAGTCTGACAGCAGCATCGATTCTGACGAAGAGGAAGACGAAAGTGACTTTGATACGGTAGAACTTGGAGAAGGTGGATTAGTAGAAATCAAAGATAAG GAAAACGTAACGCCAATGAAGAATAAAAGTAAAGAACCAGAAAAAAAGCCAATGAAAGAAAATGTTGAAAAACAGAAAGAATTGAAAGAAAAGGCATCTCCAAAGAAGGCTGTGCTATCCCCAAAGAAACAGCCAAGTTCAAACGTCCAACCTGCTATAATAACGAATAAGTCCCCAGTTAAACAAGTCAGTGGTAAAGATGAAAAGAAAGATTCAAATCACAACCAGAAGTTCAATGACCAATCAAAACCGTCCGAATCTGGGAACAAGCAATCAAACACCGGATCGAACACGGCAAATATAGGGAATAACGAAAAACATCAAGGGAACAAGAAATCATAA
- the LOC143072569 gene encoding uncharacterized protein LOC143072569 isoform X3 has translation MSKSEKHAQTEMMSPTKTSRGQQTKLTGGGDKWVKKLTREDDQHIQPSFTLSYIVMFPLALLIRFLRVIQRKLHAIADRPSGTRKSSRRKLNRPPLTPEKVEEIECRRKVSPRKRLNSSILGNIKSVAFRMLGFQTSCVKQTDIRQFLTCSKHGPFNMSPLMDSEDAEKKRKHDNILSDDSSTDDEDLVNMDLKNYVSDEDPDYEPTDEDESDSSIDSDEEEDESDFDTVELGEGGLVEIKDKENVTPMKNKSKEPEKKPMKENVEKQKELKEKASPKKAVLSPKKQPSSNVQPAIITNKSPVKQVSGKDEKKDSNHNQKFNDQSKPSESGNKQSNTGSNTANIGNNEKHQGNKKS, from the exons ATGTCAAAATCTGAAAAACACGCACAAACCGAGATGATGTCACCAACTAAGACGAGCCGTGGACAGCAGACAAAATTGACAGGAGGAGGCGACAAATGGGTAAAGAAACTT acACGTGAAGATGACCAGCATATTCAACCCTCGTTTACTCTATCGTACATTGTTATGTTTCCACTGGCATTGTTG ATACGCTTTTTGAGAGTCATACAGAGGAAGCTACATGCCATAGCAGATCGGCCATCAGGAACAAGAAAATCTTCAAGACGTAAATTAAATCGACCTCCGCTGACGCCAGAGAAAGTAGAGGAGATTGAATGTAGAAGAAAG GTTTCTCCGAGAAAACGACTAAACAGTTCCATCCTAGGCAATATCAAAAGTGTAGCTTTCAGAATGTTAGGATTTCAAACCAGTTGTGTCAAACAAACTGACATTAGGCAGTTTCTGACCTGTAGTAAACATG GACCTTTCAACATGTCGCCATTAATGGATAGTGAAGATGCTGAGAAAAAACGTAAACATGATAATATTCTGTCGGATGATAGTTCTACTGATGACGAAGACCTCGTCAACATGGACTTGAAAAACTATGTGTCTGATGAAGATCCAGATTATGAG CCGACAGATGAAGACGAGTCTGACAGCAGCATCGATTCTGACGAAGAGGAAGACGAAAGTGACTTTGATACGGTAGAACTTGGAGAAGGTGGATTAGTAGAAATCAAAGATAAG GAAAACGTAACGCCAATGAAGAATAAAAGTAAAGAACCAGAAAAAAAGCCAATGAAAGAAAATGTTGAAAAACAGAAAGAATTGAAAGAAAAGGCATCTCCAAAGAAGGCTGTGCTATCCCCAAAGAAACAGCCAAGTTCAAACGTCCAACCTGCTATAATAACGAATAAGTCCCCAGTTAAACAAGTCAGTGGTAAAGATGAAAAGAAAGATTCAAATCACAACCAGAAGTTCAATGACCAATCAAAACCGTCCGAATCTGGGAACAAGCAATCAAACACCGGATCGAACACGGCAAATATAGGGAATAACGAAAAACATCAAGGGAACAAGAAATCATAA